The sequence below is a genomic window from Cobetia sp. cqz5-12.
CCGTGGCGGCCGGCACCTTGACGCGATCGACACTGCCATTGCCGGTGGTATCCAGGCTGAAACTGACATCGAATCCCTCGACGCCGGAAGCCAGCTCTTCGCGCGCGAAATTGGCATCGATACGGTCGAGATACAGTGAACGCACCGAAGAATCGTTGGCCTGGTCATCCAGCCGTAGCTCCCAGGCCTGTACCGGGTAGAGATAGGCATTCGAGGACTGAGAGCTGCCGTAGGAACGTGACAGGGTGTCGTTGGTTTCCACATTGCCCTGGGTAGTGCCCGACACCCTGAAGACATCGGTGCTGCTGCAATCACTGACCAGCGCATACTCGTTGGTCACGAAGGCATCTTCGCTACCATTGCGCACGGACAGAGGGCCGCCCAGTGACGTCATGCTGCTGGTCAGCGTGGTTTCATCGCCATCCTTGCTGGCAGCGACGAACGTCAGATTGAAATAGCTGAGGCCCCGCTGGGTACGCTGCTGACCACCGAAAGGCGCTGTGAGGTCGTGTGATGCATCCACTGAGCTGGCATTGGTGATATCGCGGCTATTGGCACAGCCTGCGTAGCCCACATTGCGCATCAGCGGCTGAAGCCGGAAGGACACGTAACGGGCCGATTCCTGCAGATAGGAAAGCGCCTCCTGGGTACTCACGGTGCTGCGTGAGGTCGAGAACATCTGCACCGCCATCGCCGTGATCAGCAGCCCCAGCACCAGGCTGATCATCAGCTCGACAAGCCCCACGCCCGCCTGGCGCTTCAAGCCATGAGAACGGGCGGTGTCGGGGGCCAAGCGTCGGCGGACCGATTCAGGGGAACAGCGATTCATGGCTCTACCTCAAAACGATAGGTCTGCTGGTCAACTCCCCCGCTGATGGGGTCACTCCACTGTACCTGGACACTCACATCATGAACGCCGATACCGGCGCCGCCGACAACACGCTCGT
It includes:
- a CDS encoding PilW family protein; amino-acid sequence: MNRCSPESVRRRLAPDTARSHGLKRQAGVGLVELMISLVLGLLITAMAVQMFSTSRSTVSTQEALSYLQESARYVSFRLQPLMRNVGYAGCANSRDITNASSVDASHDLTAPFGGQQRTQRGLSYFNLTFVAASKDGDETTLTSSMTSLGGPLSVRNGSEDAFVTNEYALVSDCSSTDVFRVSGTTQGNVETNDTLSRSYGSSQSSNAYLYPVQAWELRLDDQANDSSVRSLYLDRIDANFAREELASGVEGFDVSFSLDTTGNGSVDRVKVPAATVRSEGRWDEVRRIEIALTLESLPGVVPGGDNDGRLTRTFNLTFTPRNLQLRGS